In Apteryx mantelli isolate bAptMan1 chromosome 18, bAptMan1.hap1, whole genome shotgun sequence, a single window of DNA contains:
- the MYBL2 gene encoding myb-related protein B isoform X3: MARRSRGEDQDDLHYQDTDSDVSEQRDSRCKVRWTQEENHNDQQCQYRWLRVLNPDLVKGPWTKEEDQKVIELVKKYGTKQWTLIAKHLKGRLGKQCRERWHNHLNPEVKKSSWTEEEDRIIFEAHKVLGNRWAEIAKLLPGRTDNAVKNHWNSTIKRKVDTGGFLNEAKESKSLYLLVEVDGKEDQSQTRAECQKNVLPNWPVDISEIKEEDASDEEVTGLQELPSELPAAELAEHNTEGTPDDVVPEDASTYVTSPYKWVVEAANYLCPTSVPAFNEALDMIESDPDGWCDLTQFDLPEDPSAGSSSSSNSPVRQTPSKPASSLPNVTEYRLDGHTISDLSKSSKGELIPISPHAEVSFGTPPSVLKRQKKRKISLSPVTENTTSTSLSFLDSCNSMTPKSTPVKTLPFSPSQFLNFWTKQDTLELENPSLTSTPVCSQKVIVTTPLHRDKTPLLQKNSAFVTPDQKYVVDNTPHTPTPFKNALEKYGPIRPLPQTPHLEEDLKEVLRSEAGIELIIEDDVKPEKQKRKQGLRRSPIKKVRKSLALDIVDEDAKQNMPALPKTICFKRAQPVNFLSRSLNLSSSSRKNDSGLLNRAFVQVQPEKMSYRKMPSHFRPPAPMTRAWKAVACGGTRDQLFMQEKARQFLGMLKQSHTSRTLILS; this comes from the exons ATGGCGCGCCGCAGCCGCGG TGAGGACCAAGATGATTTGCATTACCAGGATACCGACTCGGATGTGTCAGAACAGCGGGACAGCAGGTGCAAAGTCAGATGGACTCAAGAGGAG AATCACAATGATCAGCAGTGTCAGTACCGGTGGCTGAGGGTGTTGAATCCAGACTTGGTTAAGGGCCCTTGGACCAAAGAGGAAGACCAGAAG GTAATTGAACTGGTTAAAAAATATGGCACCAAGCAATGGACTCTGATAGCCAAGCACCTGAAAGGGCGGTTAGGAAAGCAGTGCCGGGAACGCTGGCATAACCACCTGAACCCAGAGGTGAAGAAGTCCTCATGGACGGAGGAGGAGGATCGCATCATTTTTGAGGCCCACAAGGTCCTGGGGAATCGCTGGGCTGAGATTGCCAAGCTGCTGCCTGGGAG gACTGACAATGCTGTGAAGAACCACTGGAACTCCACCATCAAGCGGAAGGTGGACACGGGAGGTTTCCTCAATGAAGCAAAAGAGTCCAAGTCGCTGTACTTGCTAGTGGAGGTGGACGGCAAGGAGGACCAGAGTCAAACGAGGGCTGAGTGCCAG AAGAATGTCCTGCCAAACTGGCCAGTTGATATCTCTGAAATAAAAGAAGAGGATGCCAGTGATGAGGAAGTGACAGGCCTGCAGGAGTTACCCTCGGAGCTGCCAGCTGCTGAACTGGCAGAGCATAACACTGAGGGGACCCCAGACGACGTGGTGCCTGAGGATGCCTCGACATATGTCACGTCACCGTACAAATGGGTTGTCGAAGCTGCCAACTATTTGTGTCCAACATCGGTGCCAGCCTTCAATGAAGCTCTGGACATGATAGAGTCT GACCCAGATGGGTGGTGTGATCTTACCCAGTTTGACCTGCCTGAGGATCCTTCTGccggcagcagcagtagcagcaacaGCCCCGTGAGGCAAACGCCCAGCAAGCCAGCTTCATCCCTACCTAATGTGACCGAGTACCGCCTGGACGGCCACACCATCTCTGACCTCAGCAAGAGCAGCAAGGGAGAACTCATCCCTATCTCCCCGCACGCGGAGGTGAGCTTTGGCACACCGCCCTCCgtgctgaagaggcagaagaagaggaaGATCTCCCTCTCTCCTGTTACAGAGAACACCACCAGCACCAGCCTTTCCTTCCTTGACTCCTGCAACAGCATGACACCCAAGAGCACCCCTGTGAAGACATTGCCTTTCTCCCCGTCCCAG TTCTTAAACTTCTGGACCAAACAGGATACTCTGGAACTGGAGAACCCATCTCTGACCTCCACACCTGTGTGCAGTCAAAAGGTGATTGTCACCACCCCTCTGCACAGGGACAAGACCCCGCTGCTCCAGAAAAACTCAGC GTTTGTCACACCAGATCAGAAGTATGTGGTGGACAACACTCCTCATACCCCTACACCTTTCAAAAATGCCCTGGAGAAATATGGACCAATTAGGCCCCTG CCCCAGACCCCTCACCTGGAAGAAGACTTGAAAGAGGTGCTCCGAAGTGAAGCTGGCATCGAATTGATCATAGAGGATGATGTAAAGCctgagaaacagaaaaggaaacaaggg CTGCGCAGGAGTCCTATCAAGAAGGTCCGGAAGTCTCTGGCCCTGGATATTGTGGATGAAGATGCAAAGCAAAATATGCCTGCTCTCCCCAAGACAATCTGTTTCAAAAGAGCCCAG CCAGTGAATTTCCTGTCGAGATCCCTGAACCTTTCCTCCTCGAGCAGGAAGAACGACAGCGGTTTGCTCAATAGAGCCTTCGTGCAAGTGCAGCCAGAGAAAATGTCCTACAGGAAAATGCCAAGCCATTTCAGACCACCAGCACCG ATGACCAGAGCTTGGAAAGCCGTGGCCTGTGGTGGAACGCGAGACCAACTCTTCATGCAAGAGAAAGCTCGACAGTTCTTGGGCATGTTGAAACAGAGTCACACATCAAGGACCTTAATCTTATCATGA
- the MYBL2 gene encoding myb-related protein B isoform X2, with protein MARRSRGEDQDDLHYQDTDSDVSEQRDSRCKVRWTQEEDEQLKMLVRHYGQNDWKFLASHFPNHNDQQCQYRWLRVLNPDLVKGPWTKEEDQKVIELVKKYGTKQWTLIAKHLKGRLGKQCRERWHNHLNPEVKKSSWTEEEDRIIFEAHKVLGNRWAEIAKLLPGRTDNAVKNHWNSTIKRKVDTGGFLNEAKESKSLYLLVEVDGKEDQSQTRAECQNVLPNWPVDISEIKEEDASDEEVTGLQELPSELPAAELAEHNTEGTPDDVVPEDASTYVTSPYKWVVEAANYLCPTSVPAFNEALDMIESDPDGWCDLTQFDLPEDPSAGSSSSSNSPVRQTPSKPASSLPNVTEYRLDGHTISDLSKSSKGELIPISPHAEVSFGTPPSVLKRQKKRKISLSPVTENTTSTSLSFLDSCNSMTPKSTPVKTLPFSPSQFLNFWTKQDTLELENPSLTSTPVCSQKVIVTTPLHRDKTPLLQKNSAFVTPDQKYVVDNTPHTPTPFKNALEKYGPIRPLPQTPHLEEDLKEVLRSEAGIELIIEDDVKPEKQKRKQGLRRSPIKKVRKSLALDIVDEDAKQNMPALPKTICFKRAQPVNFLSRSLNLSSSSRKNDSGLLNRAFVQVQPEKMSYRKMPSHFRPPAPMTRAWKAVACGGTRDQLFMQEKARQFLGMLKQSHTSRTLILS; from the exons ATGGCGCGCCGCAGCCGCGG TGAGGACCAAGATGATTTGCATTACCAGGATACCGACTCGGATGTGTCAGAACAGCGGGACAGCAGGTGCAAAGTCAGATGGACTCAAGAGGAG GATGAGCAGCTGAAGATGCTAGTGAGACATTATGGGCAGAATGACTGGAAGTTCCTGGCCAGTCACTTTCCT AATCACAATGATCAGCAGTGTCAGTACCGGTGGCTGAGGGTGTTGAATCCAGACTTGGTTAAGGGCCCTTGGACCAAAGAGGAAGACCAGAAG GTAATTGAACTGGTTAAAAAATATGGCACCAAGCAATGGACTCTGATAGCCAAGCACCTGAAAGGGCGGTTAGGAAAGCAGTGCCGGGAACGCTGGCATAACCACCTGAACCCAGAGGTGAAGAAGTCCTCATGGACGGAGGAGGAGGATCGCATCATTTTTGAGGCCCACAAGGTCCTGGGGAATCGCTGGGCTGAGATTGCCAAGCTGCTGCCTGGGAG gACTGACAATGCTGTGAAGAACCACTGGAACTCCACCATCAAGCGGAAGGTGGACACGGGAGGTTTCCTCAATGAAGCAAAAGAGTCCAAGTCGCTGTACTTGCTAGTGGAGGTGGACGGCAAGGAGGACCAGAGTCAAACGAGGGCTGAGTGCCAG AATGTCCTGCCAAACTGGCCAGTTGATATCTCTGAAATAAAAGAAGAGGATGCCAGTGATGAGGAAGTGACAGGCCTGCAGGAGTTACCCTCGGAGCTGCCAGCTGCTGAACTGGCAGAGCATAACACTGAGGGGACCCCAGACGACGTGGTGCCTGAGGATGCCTCGACATATGTCACGTCACCGTACAAATGGGTTGTCGAAGCTGCCAACTATTTGTGTCCAACATCGGTGCCAGCCTTCAATGAAGCTCTGGACATGATAGAGTCT GACCCAGATGGGTGGTGTGATCTTACCCAGTTTGACCTGCCTGAGGATCCTTCTGccggcagcagcagtagcagcaacaGCCCCGTGAGGCAAACGCCCAGCAAGCCAGCTTCATCCCTACCTAATGTGACCGAGTACCGCCTGGACGGCCACACCATCTCTGACCTCAGCAAGAGCAGCAAGGGAGAACTCATCCCTATCTCCCCGCACGCGGAGGTGAGCTTTGGCACACCGCCCTCCgtgctgaagaggcagaagaagaggaaGATCTCCCTCTCTCCTGTTACAGAGAACACCACCAGCACCAGCCTTTCCTTCCTTGACTCCTGCAACAGCATGACACCCAAGAGCACCCCTGTGAAGACATTGCCTTTCTCCCCGTCCCAG TTCTTAAACTTCTGGACCAAACAGGATACTCTGGAACTGGAGAACCCATCTCTGACCTCCACACCTGTGTGCAGTCAAAAGGTGATTGTCACCACCCCTCTGCACAGGGACAAGACCCCGCTGCTCCAGAAAAACTCAGC GTTTGTCACACCAGATCAGAAGTATGTGGTGGACAACACTCCTCATACCCCTACACCTTTCAAAAATGCCCTGGAGAAATATGGACCAATTAGGCCCCTG CCCCAGACCCCTCACCTGGAAGAAGACTTGAAAGAGGTGCTCCGAAGTGAAGCTGGCATCGAATTGATCATAGAGGATGATGTAAAGCctgagaaacagaaaaggaaacaaggg CTGCGCAGGAGTCCTATCAAGAAGGTCCGGAAGTCTCTGGCCCTGGATATTGTGGATGAAGATGCAAAGCAAAATATGCCTGCTCTCCCCAAGACAATCTGTTTCAAAAGAGCCCAG CCAGTGAATTTCCTGTCGAGATCCCTGAACCTTTCCTCCTCGAGCAGGAAGAACGACAGCGGTTTGCTCAATAGAGCCTTCGTGCAAGTGCAGCCAGAGAAAATGTCCTACAGGAAAATGCCAAGCCATTTCAGACCACCAGCACCG ATGACCAGAGCTTGGAAAGCCGTGGCCTGTGGTGGAACGCGAGACCAACTCTTCATGCAAGAGAAAGCTCGACAGTTCTTGGGCATGTTGAAACAGAGTCACACATCAAGGACCTTAATCTTATCATGA
- the MYBL2 gene encoding myb-related protein B isoform X1, which translates to MARRSRGEDQDDLHYQDTDSDVSEQRDSRCKVRWTQEEDEQLKMLVRHYGQNDWKFLASHFPNHNDQQCQYRWLRVLNPDLVKGPWTKEEDQKVIELVKKYGTKQWTLIAKHLKGRLGKQCRERWHNHLNPEVKKSSWTEEEDRIIFEAHKVLGNRWAEIAKLLPGRTDNAVKNHWNSTIKRKVDTGGFLNEAKESKSLYLLVEVDGKEDQSQTRAECQKNVLPNWPVDISEIKEEDASDEEVTGLQELPSELPAAELAEHNTEGTPDDVVPEDASTYVTSPYKWVVEAANYLCPTSVPAFNEALDMIESDPDGWCDLTQFDLPEDPSAGSSSSSNSPVRQTPSKPASSLPNVTEYRLDGHTISDLSKSSKGELIPISPHAEVSFGTPPSVLKRQKKRKISLSPVTENTTSTSLSFLDSCNSMTPKSTPVKTLPFSPSQFLNFWTKQDTLELENPSLTSTPVCSQKVIVTTPLHRDKTPLLQKNSAFVTPDQKYVVDNTPHTPTPFKNALEKYGPIRPLPQTPHLEEDLKEVLRSEAGIELIIEDDVKPEKQKRKQGLRRSPIKKVRKSLALDIVDEDAKQNMPALPKTICFKRAQPVNFLSRSLNLSSSSRKNDSGLLNRAFVQVQPEKMSYRKMPSHFRPPAPMTRAWKAVACGGTRDQLFMQEKARQFLGMLKQSHTSRTLILS; encoded by the exons ATGGCGCGCCGCAGCCGCGG TGAGGACCAAGATGATTTGCATTACCAGGATACCGACTCGGATGTGTCAGAACAGCGGGACAGCAGGTGCAAAGTCAGATGGACTCAAGAGGAG GATGAGCAGCTGAAGATGCTAGTGAGACATTATGGGCAGAATGACTGGAAGTTCCTGGCCAGTCACTTTCCT AATCACAATGATCAGCAGTGTCAGTACCGGTGGCTGAGGGTGTTGAATCCAGACTTGGTTAAGGGCCCTTGGACCAAAGAGGAAGACCAGAAG GTAATTGAACTGGTTAAAAAATATGGCACCAAGCAATGGACTCTGATAGCCAAGCACCTGAAAGGGCGGTTAGGAAAGCAGTGCCGGGAACGCTGGCATAACCACCTGAACCCAGAGGTGAAGAAGTCCTCATGGACGGAGGAGGAGGATCGCATCATTTTTGAGGCCCACAAGGTCCTGGGGAATCGCTGGGCTGAGATTGCCAAGCTGCTGCCTGGGAG gACTGACAATGCTGTGAAGAACCACTGGAACTCCACCATCAAGCGGAAGGTGGACACGGGAGGTTTCCTCAATGAAGCAAAAGAGTCCAAGTCGCTGTACTTGCTAGTGGAGGTGGACGGCAAGGAGGACCAGAGTCAAACGAGGGCTGAGTGCCAG AAGAATGTCCTGCCAAACTGGCCAGTTGATATCTCTGAAATAAAAGAAGAGGATGCCAGTGATGAGGAAGTGACAGGCCTGCAGGAGTTACCCTCGGAGCTGCCAGCTGCTGAACTGGCAGAGCATAACACTGAGGGGACCCCAGACGACGTGGTGCCTGAGGATGCCTCGACATATGTCACGTCACCGTACAAATGGGTTGTCGAAGCTGCCAACTATTTGTGTCCAACATCGGTGCCAGCCTTCAATGAAGCTCTGGACATGATAGAGTCT GACCCAGATGGGTGGTGTGATCTTACCCAGTTTGACCTGCCTGAGGATCCTTCTGccggcagcagcagtagcagcaacaGCCCCGTGAGGCAAACGCCCAGCAAGCCAGCTTCATCCCTACCTAATGTGACCGAGTACCGCCTGGACGGCCACACCATCTCTGACCTCAGCAAGAGCAGCAAGGGAGAACTCATCCCTATCTCCCCGCACGCGGAGGTGAGCTTTGGCACACCGCCCTCCgtgctgaagaggcagaagaagaggaaGATCTCCCTCTCTCCTGTTACAGAGAACACCACCAGCACCAGCCTTTCCTTCCTTGACTCCTGCAACAGCATGACACCCAAGAGCACCCCTGTGAAGACATTGCCTTTCTCCCCGTCCCAG TTCTTAAACTTCTGGACCAAACAGGATACTCTGGAACTGGAGAACCCATCTCTGACCTCCACACCTGTGTGCAGTCAAAAGGTGATTGTCACCACCCCTCTGCACAGGGACAAGACCCCGCTGCTCCAGAAAAACTCAGC GTTTGTCACACCAGATCAGAAGTATGTGGTGGACAACACTCCTCATACCCCTACACCTTTCAAAAATGCCCTGGAGAAATATGGACCAATTAGGCCCCTG CCCCAGACCCCTCACCTGGAAGAAGACTTGAAAGAGGTGCTCCGAAGTGAAGCTGGCATCGAATTGATCATAGAGGATGATGTAAAGCctgagaaacagaaaaggaaacaaggg CTGCGCAGGAGTCCTATCAAGAAGGTCCGGAAGTCTCTGGCCCTGGATATTGTGGATGAAGATGCAAAGCAAAATATGCCTGCTCTCCCCAAGACAATCTGTTTCAAAAGAGCCCAG CCAGTGAATTTCCTGTCGAGATCCCTGAACCTTTCCTCCTCGAGCAGGAAGAACGACAGCGGTTTGCTCAATAGAGCCTTCGTGCAAGTGCAGCCAGAGAAAATGTCCTACAGGAAAATGCCAAGCCATTTCAGACCACCAGCACCG ATGACCAGAGCTTGGAAAGCCGTGGCCTGTGGTGGAACGCGAGACCAACTCTTCATGCAAGAGAAAGCTCGACAGTTCTTGGGCATGTTGAAACAGAGTCACACATCAAGGACCTTAATCTTATCATGA